A DNA window from Zingiber officinale cultivar Zhangliang chromosome 3A, Zo_v1.1, whole genome shotgun sequence contains the following coding sequences:
- the LOC122053290 gene encoding U-box domain-containing protein 28-like, producing the protein MGRRREKGGRVEGLEVNLPSFFRCPISLEVMRSPVSLSTGVTYDRSSIQSWFDSGHRTCPATRLPLPSPVHLVPNLTLRRLIRLWSSSSPPLLPTTTPSSDHPAPSVDDFLLQIRSLSPFDPLPFLRHLSAFFSSSHDSDKNRLASSPFFAPALVSFLADRAAGPEVSLLVIKILALVLGTGHVGDRGREFAIEALLADLEGVVAALIESLRNNETEVGSGIDGAKVLDSILSSSSCDGDKRSSIVENPDFFPDLVRLLVPRDDEGCGGAVNPEAADAGLRCLLAAAKGRRARARMARAGAVPALTRILVAAEVPAATAERALLAMEAAAGSGEGRAAICEEAESCVGAVMERLMKVGSEGREAAVAVLWTACVAEGDRRAREAVAGAKGGAAKILMVMQGECSPATARMAGELLRIFKVDAKGCCVGYDTKTTHIMPY; encoded by the coding sequence atgGGAAGAAGGAGAGAGAAGGGTGGGAGGGTAGAGGGTCTGGAGGTGAACTTACCGAGCTTCTTCCGATGCCCGATATCGTTGGAGGTGATGCGGTCACCCGTCAGCTTGTCCACCGGCGTCACATACGACCGCTCCTCCATCCAGAGCTGGTTCGACTCCGGCCACCGGACCTGCCCCGCCACCCGCCTCCCCCTCCCCTCCCCCGTCCACCTCGTCCCCAACCTCACCCTCCGACGCCTCATCCGACTCTGGTCCTCCTCCTCTCCGCCCCTCCTTCCCACGACGACGCCCTCGTCGGATCACCCCGCACCCTCCGTCGATGATTTCCTTCTTCAGATCCGATCACTCTCCCCCTTCGACCCCCTCCCCTTCCTTCGCCACCTCTCCgcattcttttcttcctctcacgATTCCGACAAGAACCGCCTCGCCTCCTCCCCCTTTTTCGCCCCCGCCCTAGTCTCCTTCCTCGCCGACCGCGCCGCCGGGCCCGAAGTCTCGCTCTTGGTCATCAAGATCCTCGCCTTGGTCCTGGGAACGGGCCACGTCGGCGATCGCGGCAGGGAGTTCGCTATCGAGGCCCTCCTCGCCGACCTCGAGGGTGTCGTAGCCGCCCTAATAGAAAGCCTCCGGAACAACGAGACGGAAGTAGGATCTGGAATCGATGGCGCGAAGGTTCTCGATTCGATCCTCTCGTCCTCTTCCTGCGACGGGGATAAAAGGAGTTCGATCGTGGAGAACCCAGATTTCTTCCCCGATCTGGTCCGCCTCCTCGTGCCTCGCGACGACGAAGGCTGCGGCGGTGCGGTGAACCCGGAGGCCGCCGACGCCGGGCTGCGGTGCTTACTAGCGGCAGCCAAGGGAAGGCGCGCGCGGGCGCGGATGGCGCGGGCCGGGGCGGTGCCGGCGCTGACGAGGATTCTGGTCGCCGCCGAGGTGCCAGCCGCCACGGCAGAGCGGGCGCTGCTGGCGATGGAAGCGGCAGCGGGGAGCGGGGAGGGTCGTGCGGCGATCTGCGAAGAGGCGGAATCGTGCGTGGGGGCGGTGATGGAGCGGTTGATGAAAGTGGGGAGCGAGGGGAGGGAGGCGGCGGTGGCGGTGCTGTGGACGGCGTGCGTGGCGGAAGGGGACCGGCGGGCGAGGGAGGCGGTGGCGGGGGCGAAGGGAGGCGCGGCGAAGATATTGATGGTGATGCAAGGGGAGTGCTCGCCGGCGACGGCGAGAATGGCCGGCGAACTGCTGAGGATCTTTAAGGTGGACGCCAAGGGTTGCTGCGTGGGCTACGACACCAAGACCACTCACATAATGCCTTACTAA